ATCCCGATGCAGCACGTGCCGGGCGCTGGTCACCTGCAGCATGACCGCGGCCAGTCCATGCCCGACCAGGTCATGGACGTCCCGGGCGATCCGGCGTCGCTCGTCGAGTAGGGACTGATGCGCCAGCTCCCGACGGCTGTCGTCGAGCAGCGCCGAGAGCCGGCGTTCCCGCGCGTTGGCGCGTCCCAGAACCCAGGGGAAGACGATGCCCAGGATCCAGATGCCCACGTTGACCTCGCCCGGGTCCTGGACGAGGTACACCGCGACGGGTGTCGCCGCCGCGAGCAGACCCAGCGGAAGCGCGAGTGCCAGCGACGGACACCAGAGCCCGACGACCAGGCCGAGGATCGACACCTCGAACATCACCGGTTCGTGCCCGCCGGAGAGCTGCGCGAGGACGACCGAGACCATCACGGTGAGGCTGCAGAGCAGGAGGAGCGCGGCGGGCGGGAAGCGCGGCTCGCCACGCGGCAGATATCCCCAGCCGGCGAAGGCCACGACCGGCACCGCCAGGAAGACCAGCTCGTGGGCCGGCCCCGGGTCGGCGATGGCGGCCATGATCGCGACCGCCAGCGCCAGCACCGGGACCAGGCCACGCTTGGCGTCGAGGTCGCCGGCGGCCTCGGAGCGCGCCCAGGCGCGCCCCGCCGCCCGCGGGCTCGCCTTCGGTGGCGCCTCAGCGCTCGGCGGGTTCGGCCCCGCCGCCCCAGGCGCCGCCGGGCCAGCCTGGCGGGTCATCCACCGACGGTACCGCCGTGATCCGGCGCCGGACATCCACCCGTGGTCGCGTCCGCGCCTCCACCCCAGGTCGCGACGTGCGCGTAACACGGCTCGCTCCCCACAGCGGCGGTGGCACCCGACCGTGCCTTTCATCGCGCTCACATGTTCGTCGACCGACAATGCGTCGAGCCTGGGCGGGCGGGACCGTCGGAGCTGCCCGCCCCGGCTTGGCGGAGCGGGCTGTGGCAGCTTGCGGCAATGTCGGCGCGACGATGGGTGGAGGCAGCCGTGGCACCTGAGCGCGCTCGCGCATGGTGCGTCGCGTTCGCCCATCCGTCGGCGGTCGGGTCGCCTGCGGGGTTGGGCGGCTGATGCGCGGGGTTGTCGCGGTCGTCGACGACGATGAGGTGCTGTGCACGACGATCGTGCGAGTGCTGCGCCTCGAGGGGTTCGACGTGGCGTGGTCCGCGGTGACGGGGCACGACGCCTTGCGGCGCGCGGCGGGCTCCGGGTCGCCGGACGCGCTGATCCTCGATGTCGCGCTGCCCGACACGGACGGGCGGGACCTGCTGGGGGCGCTGCGCAGCCGCGGCGTCGCGGCGCCGGCGCTGCTGCTGTCCGCGAGAAGCTCGGTCGCCGACAAGGTGCTCGGCTTCGGCGCCGGCGCCGACGACTACCTGACCAAGCCGTTCGCGATCGACGAACTGCTCGCGCGTCTGGATGTGCTGGTCCGCCGGGCACCTGGCGCCGCCGCGACCGAGTTCGTCCTCGACCCGGTCCGGCACGTCGTGGCTGGCCCCGGCGGCACGCGGCCGCTGTCGCCGACCGAGTACCGGCTGCTCGCGGCGCTCGTCAGCCGGCGCGGCCAGGTGGTGCGGCGGGCGTCGTTGATCTCCAGCGCATGGCCGCCGGGTTCCGTCGTGCGGGAGAACACCCTGGACAGCTACGTCGCGAGGCTGCGGCGCGCGCTGCGCGACGTCGCCGGCCGCCCGTCGATCGCGACCGCGCGCGGTGTCGGCTACCGGCTCGACTGATGCGCCGGCGGCTGGTGCTGCTCACGGTCGCGGTCATCGCGGTCTCGGTCGCGCTGCTCACCCTGGCCTTCTGGCTGCTGCTACGCGGCTGGCTGCGCCACGACGCCGACGCCCTGCTGGCGTCGCGTGCCCGATCGGCGGCGGCGCTGGTCGCCGTCGACGCCGGCTGGCTGGTACTCGAGGAGACACCGGGCGACGAGGCGATCGAGCCGGAGATGTGGCTCTTCGACCTCAGGCTGTCGTCAGTGGTACGCCCGCCCGTGGAGCGGTCTTTGGACTCGGCGGCGGCGGCGCTCGCGTCATCCGGGCCGGCCACGCGGGTGATCGGCCAGGTCGAGCTGCGGTCGTTGCCGGTCCAGGACGGCCCACGACGCGTCGGCACCGTGGTGGTGGCGCTCAGCCTGGCACCCTACGTCCACAGCGAGCGGCTTGCCGTCGGCGCGGCGATCGTGCTCGACGTCATGATCCTGGCCGGAGCCGCCGTCCTGGTACGCCGGCTGGTCGGCTCGGCCCTTCACCCCGTGGCCGAGATGACGGCGCGCGCCCGTGACTGGGGCGCGCATGACCCGGACCAGCGGTTCGGTCTGGGACCGCCGCGCGACGAGATCACCGGCCTCGCCGCGACACTGGATGGCCTGCTCACCCGGTTGGCGGCGAGTCTGCGACACGAGACGCTGGTCACCTCACAGATCGCCCACGAGCTCAAGACACCGCTGGCTCGCATCCGCGCCAGCGCCGAGGCGAGCGTCCGGTACGACACCGGGCCCGAGCCGTTGCGGGCGGCCCTGAAGGGGGTCATCGGCGAGGTCGACCAGCTCACAGGCGTGGTCGAGACCCTCCTGAAGGCGCCCAGCGGCACCGCGACGATGGGAAGCGCGGATCTCACCGAGATCGCCGCGCGGCTCGCGCGAACCGCCACCACGGGGCACGCTCACGTGCGGATGAGCGTCCACGGTGCCACCCGGCCGGCGCTGTGCGACCCCGACCTGGCGGAGCGGATCCTCGCACCCATCGTCGACAACGCGCTACGTCATGCCCGATCAGCCGTAGCCCTCCGGATCGACCAGACCGATCCCGCGGCGACCAGAGCCAGCGCTGTTCAAGTGGCCATCACGGACGACGGCCCGGGGTTCACGCCCGACGAGGTGGACGCGGTCTTCGAACCCGGATACCGAGGCGCCGCCGCGACCGGAGACGGCGCGGGCCTCGGTCTCCCGCTCGCGCGCCGGCTGGCTCAGCTCGCCGGCGGTGACGTCCTGGTCGTCCCCGCGCCGGGAGGGCGCGTGGTGGTCATGCTTCCCGTGCTGCCCGACGCCTGATGGACCGCCGCCGGACCGTCACCGTCGTCGAAGCCGTCCGCTGCTGGGCGTCCGCGTGCCGTCAGCGCTCGACGACGGCGGACCTGTCCGCGTCCCACTCTCCGGCCGCGGCGGGGACGGCACCGCCATGATCGCTGCCGGGCGCGCCGCTGGGACCGGTGTGGACGAGCTCCGTACGGTCCTTCTTCGCGATGGTCAGGTAGACCACCGTGGCGACGATCGCGGCGAGGAACAGCAGGCTGGTGGCCAGGGTGCCGAGCCCCGCGCCGCCCTCGTCGGTGGCGCCGCTGAGGTAGTCGCCCGTCGAGCCACCCAGTGGCCGGGTGAGCACGTAGGCGATCCAGAACGAGAGGACCGGGCCCAGTCCGAACCACCGGTGTGCGACGTAGACGACCGCGATCGCGACGGCGAAGATGACGACCGCCGTGAACAGGCCGAGTCCCAGCCGGTCGGTCAGCAGGTCGCCCGCGGCGGTGCCGAGCGCGAAGGTGAACAGCACCGCCAACCAGTAGAAGGTCTCGCGCCGCCGCGTCACGATGCTGTGGATCGACAGGGTGTGCTCGACGCGGTACCACCCGACGAACGTCAACGCGAGCAGCACGGAGAAGGAAACCGTGCTGACGATGAGGCTGACGCTCAGACCATCGGTCAGGTTGTCGGTGATCAGTGTTCCGACGACGCTGATGAGGACGACCGTGGTCCAGTACACGCCCGGGACGTATCGGTCTACCCGGAACTGCGCCACGAGCGAGGCGACGAGCAGAACGGACATCACGATCGTCGTGTTTCCGAGCCCGAATCCCAGCGTGCTGTTGAGGTAGTCGGCGGCGCTCTCACCCACCGTCGTGCACAGGATCTTGATTGTCCAGAAGTAGACGGTGATCTCTGGGACCTTGTTGAGAATCGGCCGGCTCGCGGCCCGAGCAGTCGTGGCTGAGGTGGGGGTGCTCACGCGCCGAGAATGCCTCGGCCAACCTGACGAAAACCTTACTGGCGACGGGCGCGCGGACCCCGCCCGGAAGGCTGGTCCGGCAGGACCTGATATGCATCGGAAGGTCCACCACACGCGGCCACGTCGACGTGGTTTCTCCCGCGCGCCCACCACGAAACGAAAGACCGGAAAGAGGACGTCCATGACACCGTCAGTCCGGGCCGGCAGGCGCCGCGCCGTCAGGCGGCTCGCGCCCAAGGTGCCCGAGATCACCGCCATGTTCTGGATCATCAAGATCCTCACGACCGGGATGGGTGAGGCCGCGTCCGACTTTCTCGCCAACCGCAGCGTCCCGCTGGCGGGCGCGGTGGGGCTCGTCGGGTTCACGGTGGCGATGTGGCTGCAGTTGCGAACTCGCCGCTATGTAACCGCCGTCTACTGGTTCGCGGTGGCCATGGTCGCCGTCTTCAGCACGATGGCGGCGGATGGCGTCCACCGCGTCCTCGGCGTGCCCTACCCCGCCACAACCCTGTTCTACGCCGTCGCACTCGCCACGATCTTCTACCTGTGGCGTCGCAACGAGCGGTCGCTGTCGATCCACAGCATCGTCACCCATAAGCGCGAGATCTACTACTGGTCCGCCGTCCTCGCCACCTTCGCGCTCGGCACGGCAGCCGGAGATCTCACGGCCTTCACCCTCAACCTCGGTTATCTCGCGTCGATCGGCTTCTTCGCCGTCGCGATTCTCATCCCCGCCGTCGCCTACCGGCTTCGGTGGATGAACGCCGTCGGCGCGTTCTGGTTCGCCTACGTGCTCACCCGGCCGCTCGGCGCGTCGATCGCCGACTACCTCGGCAAGGAACCCGACAAGCACGGCCTCGGCTACGGCGACGGGACCGTCACCGTGGCCGCGACGGTGGTCATCGTCGTCCTGGTCGCCTATCTCGCCTGGACCGGGACCGACGTCCAGCGCCAGCCGGCGACGGCGGGCCCGGCATTGACGGCGCCCCAGACGCAGGCATCCGTATCCGCTCGGTACGGCGCCCCGTACCGCGATCCGGGCGAGGTGTAGTCGAGAGGGTCGACGTCGTCGTCAGGGGCGGAACGCAGTTCGCGCTCGCTACGGGATGGCACCGGCGGGCCTTGGACCACCGGAGCCCCGCGTTGAGCCATGCCGCCCTGGTAGCGACGGGCACCGGGCGCAGTGTCCGCTGGATGGGCGACCGCCGCGCCAACGGGAATTCATCACATAAATAGGCCAACTCCAGCATTTTCGTTCACATCTTCTTTACATCTCGGTGCGCTTACCGTTCGGTCGCGCGGACGCCGGCGGCATTCCAGTTTCCTTTCCACACGGGCATGCCGCCCACAGGACGCGAAAGGTCGACCGAACCATGCCCGGGAGACAGAATGACACAAGTGGCGAAAATCGAGCAGTACGACTCTCTTGATAGAGTCACGTATGTAGCGAAAAAGCTTCCAGAGATCACAGCGACCTTCTGGATCATGAAGATCGCGGCGACGACGCTCGGCGAGACCGCGGGCGACCTGCTCGCACAGACCCTGCGGCTGGGATATTTCCTGACGACGGGCGTACTCATCCTCGTCTTCGTGGTGACTCTTGCCGTCCAGTTGCGGTCGAGGGTGTACAACCCGTTCTTTTACTGGACGGTCATCCTGTCCACCAGTACGGCCGGTACCACCATATCCGACTTCATGAATCGCGACGCGAGCGAGAAGTATCTGGCCAAGGGAACCAGCTCGCTGGGCTGGGGTCCGCAGGGACTCGGTCTCGGCTACCCGGTCGGCGCGGCGATCCTGATCTCCCTGCTGATCGCCATCTTCGTCGCATGGAGGCGCACCGGACTGACGTTCGCGATCCGGGACATCGACTCCCGTCGTGGCGAGAGTTTCTTCTGGTCGGCCATCCTCGTGTCAAATACCCTGGGAACCTCCATGGGCGACTTCCTGTCCGACAGCTCGGGGCTCGGCTACGCGGGAAGCGCACTGCTCATACTCGGGCTTCTCAGCCTGTTGCTCGCCCTCAGATACGTCCCGGCGGCGTCCAACGTGACGCTGTTCTGGCTCGCCTTCGTGCTCACCCGCCCGCTCGGTGCGACCGTCGGTGACTTCCTGACGAAACCAGCATCCAAGGGCGGGCTCGCCCTCGGCACCCTCGGGTCGTCGGCAGTCCTGCTCACGCTCCTGCTCGGCCTGGTCGGGTTCGCCCACACCCAGGAGAGGCGCCGCGCCAACACCGTCCCAACAAATACGGCGCCGATCAGCGCGGCCTGACCCGAACCTCCAGTCGGACCCCGTCTTGGGCTCGTTCGAGCGGCATGTCGGTGCGGGCCCGCGGGCCGGCGTCGAACTCGGCATCGCCGGGCCAGAGTCGTAACGGACCGAATATCCGCGAACGCGGGGAACGAGCGGGCACCGCCACGCCAGCCGACCCTTTCCCCGTTTGTTTGCCGGATCGTCTGCGAACCACGGATATATGCCACCTACATGCGGCGGGCGTATGGCTCAGGCCGCTTCAGGAAATCCGTTACTCCAGGTCATGGGCGAGTCGGAGCGCAGCCCTGCGCGCCCTGGGCCGGAGGCCGCCCGAGCGCGACGCACGCCCAAGCAGCCGTTCTTGACTCTCCAAGGCATTGGGGGTACGGTCTGCCATGTCAAAGCTGAACGCCGTATAGTTATTTTATGGCGATATAAAAATAGACGCCACGCATGATCGATAACCGACGCGCCTGCGCCTGTCCTAACGCGTACCAACCCTTGAGACCCACCCACCCCACCCGCTTCCGCTGTCGCATCTCGCTCCCAGCACGACCGATCCCGATCGAAGGAGTCCGCCCGTGGGCACCGTCGTCCCGACCATCGACCGTCCCGATCCCGCCGCCGACATGATCACCGGGTTCGCCGCATGAGCCACCAGGACCACCGCTGGGCCGCAGCCTGGGCTACCGCTCCGCAGCGGCCGGGCACCGGCTTCGTCCCGAACTGGTCCGAGGAGGGCTTCGCCGACCAGACGATCCGGCAGACCGTCCGATTGAGCGTCGGCACGAACGCACTGAGAGTTCGACTGTCCAACCGTTACGGCGCCGCGCCACTCCGGGTCGCGGGCCTCACCATCGCGTCCGCCGCGGGTGGCAGCGTGATCAAGTCCGACACCCTTCGGGAGCTGACCGCGGACGGGAAGGCCGCCTTCACCATTCCTGCGGGTACCGACCTGGTCACCGACGCGGTGCGGTCTCCCGTCGACGCGCTGGAGTCGGTGACCGTCTCGCTGTACCTGGCCGAGCCCTCCGGTCCCGCGACCTACCACGCCCAGGCGCTCGCCACGACCTACCGGGCGGCGGGCGACCACCTCGCGGACGCCGAGGGCACGGCCTTCGCCGAGACCTCGCAGTCCTTTTACTACCTGGACGGAATCGAGGTCGCCGCGGCCGCCGGCAGCGCCGACGGCATCGTGGTGTTCGGCGACTCGCTCACCGATGGGACCGGCAGCACCCCCGATACCGACCAGCGCTTTCCCGACCTGCTGGCCCAGCGCTTCGTGGCGGCGGGACGGCCGCGGCCCGTGCTGAACCAGGGCATCGGCGGCAACCGGGTGACGGTCGACTCGGCCTGGCTCGGCGACCGAGCCACCGCCCGCTTCCAGCACGACGTGCTGGAACGTCCTGGAGTGGGCACAGTGGTGATCCTCGCCGGGATCAACGATGTCGCGATCAGCGAGATCGAGCAGAACTCGCCGTTCCCGGTCCTGGCGCCCTATACCGAGGTGTCGGCGGAGCAGGTCATCGACGGGCATCTGGAGATGATTCGCCAGGCGCGTGGCGCGGGCCTGCGAGCGGTCGGGGCGACGCTGCTGCCGATGCGGGGCTCGGCCTTCTCCACGTCGCGCAGCGAGGCCAAGCGCGCCGCGGTCAACACCTGGATCCGCGAGTCGGGAGCGTACGACGCCGTCGTCGACCTGGCCCTGGCACTGGGCGACGCGCTCGACCCGGCCCACGACTCCGGCGACGGACTGCACCTCAGCGACGCCGGATACCGGGCGATGGCGGAAGCCGTCGAACTCGCCGCCCTGTAACGCCTGGTACCACCTTCTGCGTACGGCCTCGGGCGGCCGCGCGGTCCGCGCGGCCGCCCGAGGCCGCTTTCCGTTCGTCGGTCGGCATGAGGTGTGACCCGGAATCGGCCCGCCAGTCCACCGGTCGAGGCCGCGAACCCGACACCGAACCGCGGCGGCGGAAATCAGGTCACGGAGGTCAGGCCGCGGCGGAGAGCGCCTGGTACTGCTCGTCCGTCAGCTTGATCTCGGCGCTGCGCGTGTTCTCCTCGACGTGTGCGACCGTGCTCGTACCGGGAATCGGGAGCGCGACCGGCGAGCGGTGCAGCAGCCAGGCCAGGGAGAGCTGCGCGGCGGTGGCGTCGATGTTCGCGGCGACCTTCCGCGCCGGGCTGTCGGGCTGCGCGAGGGCGCCGCTGGCGATCGGGAACCACGGGATGAAGGCGATGCCCTCACGCTCGCAGTATTGCAGTACTTCCTCGTAATGACGGTCGGACAGGTTGTAGAGGTTCTGCACCGACACGATCGGCGCGATCCGCCTGGCCTGCTCGATCTGCTCCACCCCGACCTCGGACAGGCCGATGTGACGGATCTTGCCCTCCTGCTGCATGAGTACGAGCTCGCCGATCTGGTCCTCCAGCGGGACCTCCGGATCGATGCGGTGCAACTGCATCAGGCCCACGCTGTCCACGCCGAGGTGACGCAGGCTGCTCTCCGCCTGCTCCCTCAGGAACTCGGGACGCCCCACCGGCTGCCACTGGTCGGGCCCCGGCCGAGCGAGACCGACCTTGGAGGCGATGACGAGGTCCTCCGGGTAAGGGTGCAGCGCCCGGTAGATGATCCTGTCGCTGGCGAAAGGGCCGTAGGCGGCGGCGGTGTCGATGAAGTCGACGCCGAGCTCGCGGGCGCGGCGCACCACGCGGACCGCTTCGGCGGGATCGGTCGGGTCGCCCCAGATCCCAGGGCCGGTCAGTCGCATGGTGCCCAGTCCTAGACGGTGGACGGGCAGATCACCGCCGAGGTGGAACAGGCCAGAGGCCTCAGCGGGGCGCGCAGGTGACTGGATGCTCACAGGAGTCGCCTTCCTTTGCGGAGCGGGTAGGGCAAGGTGGCGGGCTGCCACCGACGACGAACGCTACACGGCGTGCATGTACTGAACAACGAGCTAAACTCGTCCTATGTATAGATAGAACACTCCACAAAACTAGTGCACAGGCGCTAGGATGGTGGGCATGGGAGGACGTGGAGCCGCGGGACGCTGCGAAGCCGCGGAGCAGAGTCGCCGGGCCCGCGATGCCGCTCGTCGGGGATGCACCGCCACGAGGAACCGCTCGACCTTGACCCAGTCGCCGGGGCCCGCCCCGGTCGGTGACGGTGCCGTTCCAGGCGGGACCGGCGGCCCAGGCGGGACCGACGACACCGCCTCGCGCCGGATGCCTCGCACCGCGGTCCGCCAATCCACCGAAGCGCAAAAGACGGCGGGGGTACCGGCGTGTCTCAGCCGGTGCCCCCGCCGTCCGGCGGAGCATGGATGTCCGGGTGGTCGGCGCCTACCCGCTCAGCGCTGCTGTCCCTCCCCCCAGGCGGCCAGCGGCGCGGGCCGCGCCGGGAGGTCAGGAGACGGGGCGGCGGGTCCCGGCTGCGTCGGGACGTCCAGCGACGGGGCAGCGGGCGCGGGACGGCGACGCGGCGCGGCGAACCTGCGCATCATGGGCGTCTCCACCCAGCCGTACGTCGCCCACGACAACAGGACGACCACGGTCAGCGCGAGCGCGATGAACCCGAGGTTGCCGGCGGTGGACAGTGGCTGGTGCTCGGCGAAGAGGTGGGCGAGCCACATGAGCACCAGGTAGTGCCAGAGGTAGAACGCATAGGAGATCTTGCCCAGCCACACCATGGGTCCGTTGCGGAAGGGCGAGAACCGCCCCCGCAGGTCGGCCTCGGTCGCCGCCGCGACCAGCAGGCCGAACGGCAGCGCGGTACACGCGGCGAGGCCGTATTCATAGGGCACCTGGGTGGACAGGACGTACCCGCCGATCGCCACCGCCAGGGCCGGCATCAGGGGCAGCCGGGAAAGCTGGCCCTCCTTGACCATCCGGGCCAGGAAAATGCCAAGCAGGAAGTCGAGAGTGCGCACCGGCGGGAAGCCGTTGATGAACCACAGCTTGGTGACCCCGATCGGCAGCGCGGCGCTGACCGCCTCGTCGGGCATCAGCGCCTGGGCGAGCGAGGGCACCGCGGCGATCGCCGCGGTGACCGCCGCCACCCCTATCCACAGCCGGCTCGGCCGCACCCGGTTCACCAGCCCAATTATCAGCGGGAAACATGCGTAGAAGAACACCTCACAGCACAGCGACCAGGAGACGGGGTTGACGCCCCACCAGGTCTTGAAATGCCAGTCCCAGACGTGCACCAGGAACAGGTTGGCGATCGCGACGCCAGCTCCCGGGAAGATTCCGAGATAGAGCACCAGCAGGATCCCGGCGGCCAGGATGACGACGTGGTTCGGGTACAACTTGAACGCCCGCCGCCGCCAGAACTCGACTGCCGTGTCGGTCGGACGGGCGGCCCAGGTCAGCACGAATCCGCTGAGCACGAAGAAGAAGGTGACGCCAGCCCATCCGCCCTGGCCGAACATGGAATGGTAGGTGCGCGCGGTGGAGGGGTCCGAGAACGGCGCCAGCGCGCCGATGTGGAAGGCGGCGACGAGGAGCGCGGCGATTATTCTCATCCCCGTGAGCGATGGTACTGGCTTCCCTCGGACCTTACTCATATTTTCACTCAAATTTTCTTCCTCCCGGATCGCGGTGACCTTTTCGAAGACGGCACCCGTCTGGCGGCGGGACGACGGGAGCGCCGTTGTCGATATGCGGCAAAGAAGGCGTCGCCACGTCGGCCCGCCGCCGGCGGCACAAGATGACCGGGCCACATCGGGAACGTGGCCTCGCCACGTGGCGAGGCCACGGCGTCAGGGGCGGTCGGCGGGCACCGGGTTGAGCTGCGGGTCCCACTCCACGAGCAGGTGCTGGGGGCCGCGGAAGGAGGTGTTCGGCAGATACGTGATCCGCTGCTCCCCGACCAGGCGCAGATGCGGTAGCCGGCGGGCCAGCTCCTCGATGAAGATCCGCATCTCCTGCCGAGCGAGCGTGGCGCCCATGCAGGCGTGCGCGCCGAACCCGAAGGTCATGTGCCGGTTCGGATTCGGCCGGTCGATGTCGAAGCGTTCCGGGTCCTCGAAGACCGCCTCGTCGTGGTTGGCGGAGGAGGTGATCATCATCACCCGGGCGTCCTTCGGTATCGTCACGCCGCCGACCGTGGTCTCCTTCACGGCCAGCCGGCGCCAGGCGGCCACCGAACCGTCGTAGCGCAGCGACTCCTCGGCCGCCTTGGGAATCAGCTCCGGGTCGGCGCAGACGCGTTCCCAGGTCCGCGGGTTCTCCAGCAGCGCGCGCATGGCGTTGCCGCTGGCGTTGGTCGTGGTCTCATGCGCGGCGACCAGGCCGGCCAGCGCCGTTGTCTGCAGTTCGTTGTCGCCGAACAGCCCGGGCTTGCGCTCGCTCTCGCGGATCAGATGCGGCAGCCAGCCGGGGCCCTCCGAGGCCTGCCTGATCTTCTCCACCAGCCCGCCGCTGAACTCCCAGTACCGGCCCAGGTTGGAGGCCACCTGCTTCTGTTCCTCGGGGGACGGCCGGCCGTACATGAACACGGTCTGGTCCAGGGTGAACTGGCGGCAGGCCGCGATGTCCTCGTCCGGGATCCCCATGAAGATCAGCGCGATGGTGATCGGCGCCTCCTGGAAGAGGTCGGCCATGAGGTCCGCGCGACCCTTCTTGACGAAGGCGTCGATGTACCCGTTCACGATCTCCCGGATGCGCGGGACGAGGGCCTCCACCTCCCTGCCCTTGAACGGGTCCTGATGCGCCATGCGGCGCTCCCGGTGGGACGGGCCGTCCTCGTTGACCAGTGCGAGCCCGGGATTGAAGCCGTGTTGGACCAGGATCGCGATCGTCTCGTCGGTGGACGGGGTGATCTGGTCCAGGGTGATGGAGGCGGAGAAGGTGTCGGTGTCCTTGAATATCTCCTTGATGTCGTCGTACCGGGTGACGACCCAGTAATCGAGCACCGGACTGTAGAAGACCGGCTCCGCCTTGCGGGCGGCTGCCATGGACTTGCCCGGGTGGGCCTGGTACGCGGATTCGAACGGATCGAATGCGGCGGCCAGCGTGGAGACCGGGCATCCGGTCGGTGTGGTGAGTTCAGGGCTCGTGGTCATGACGTCCCCTCGGAAACGAGGCGGCGGGCCGGGACGGGCGGATGCGTGCGCCCACCGCGAGATTATGGCGGGCATTTCGGCATTCCAACCCTTATCGCGCGGCGCCGGCCCCCTATCGATTTCCCGGGAAGTCGGGGTCCGCGATCCACCCAGAATCCGGGTCCGTTCACGGAATGCGGATGTGCGTTCGCCGACGACTTGTGCGCACCGCCGCGGTCCGTGGTCCGCGGACGGCCTGAAGACCGTCGGCGGAGATGGTCACACGCGGTAAACTGGCTTGCATGGCACAGCCGACACTGAGCCGCCGGGAACGGCTCCGCGCCGAGACGGCCGCGGAGATCAAGGTCACCGCGCTCAAGCAGATGGCCGCCGGCGGCGCGGCGGCCGTGTCCCTCCGCGCCATCGCCCGGGACATGGGCATGACCGCGGGCGCCATCTACAGCTACTACGACACCCGTGACGCGCTCATCAACACGCTGGTCAGCGACGTCTACACCTCGCTCGCCGACACCCTCGAGGCCGCGCACCGCCGGCTGCCCGAGCAGGACACCGCGCGGCGGGTCCTCGCCCACGGCCACGCCTACCGGCAGTGGGCGATCGAGCATCCCGAGGAGTTCCGGCTCGTCTACGGCGACCCGGTCCCGGGCCACGACCTGCCGGAGGCCAGCGCCGCCTCCGAGGCCGCGCTGCGGGTCTGCCGGCTGCTGATCCAGCTGGTCGCCGCCGCCTGGTCGCACGCCGCCGCCACCCACCCCGGCGGGGACCTGGTCTGGGAGGACTTCCAACCGGGCCTGATCGCCGTGCTGAACGCCGAGCAGCCCGGCCTGCCGCCGGCGGCGCTCGCGCTGACGCTGCGGGTGTGGGGCCGGATGCATGGGCTGGTCGCCCTGGAGATCTACGGTCACCTGCGTACGCAGGTCGCCGATCCCGCCAAGCTCTACCACCTGGAACTGCTCGGCCTCATCGCCTCACTGGGGCTCGAGCTCCCGGACCCGAGCGCGGCCGCCGGCGGCGGCCACTGACAGGCAGGGAACGACGAGACCCGCCCGGGTCAAGCCGACCCGGGCGGGTCTCGTATCGGCGTGGCCGGCGCCTGGGAACGTACCGGCCATGTGGTCTGAGGGCTTCGCGGGAACGATTCGGCATCCCGGAGCAACGGACGGAGTCCTACCAGGGCTGACTGAGGGGGCGCTGGCCCGTCCGGCCACGTGGTCCTACCGCGGCGGCGGCCGGCGGCGGGCCGCGCCGCCGGCCGCCCGGGCTCACGCGGTCGCGGAGGCCCCCTCCACCTCGTCCGCCCGGGCCTCGACGGGCTCGGTCTCCACGGGCGGGGCCGGGTTCTTCAGGAAGAAGAAGGTGATCAGGCAGGCGGCCGCGACCACGATGCCCGCGATCACGCCTGCCAGTTGCAACCCGTCCACGATCTCCGCGGCGCTCGGCGCTGGCACGCCGCCGTAGTCGATGCCGTGGTTGGCCACGGCCACCAGGGCCGCCAGCCCCACCGCCCCGCCGATCTGCATCGAGGTCGAGGCCGCGGAGGTCGCCACGCCCTGCTCAAGCGGGGAGACACCCAGCCCGGCCGCCCCGAACACCACGGTGAACCCGACG
Above is a window of Pseudofrankia saprophytica DNA encoding:
- a CDS encoding sensor histidine kinase, with translation MTRQAGPAAPGAAGPNPPSAEAPPKASPRAAGRAWARSEAAGDLDAKRGLVPVLALAVAIMAAIADPGPAHELVFLAVPVVAFAGWGYLPRGEPRFPPAALLLLCSLTVMVSVVLAQLSGGHEPVMFEVSILGLVVGLWCPSLALALPLGLLAAATPVAVYLVQDPGEVNVGIWILGIVFPWVLGRANARERRLSALLDDSRRELAHQSLLDERRRIARDVHDLVGHGLAAVMLQVTSARHVLHRDPVAAEEALRSAEEVGRRSMRELRRTVTLLRTDEGATTAPPVSAGDVAVLIDEARAGGLAVELRMRGNLADLPAGIGVAVYRIAQEALANAARHAPRARTDMLLERAEDGIRLEATTVGPMLAASAGERDRPRYGLAGMRERATVLGGALSAGPAPDGWRVSCWLPVDAADGGLVS
- a CDS encoding response regulator transcription factor, with translation MRGVVAVVDDDEVLCTTIVRVLRLEGFDVAWSAVTGHDALRRAAGSGSPDALILDVALPDTDGRDLLGALRSRGVAAPALLLSARSSVADKVLGFGAGADDYLTKPFAIDELLARLDVLVRRAPGAAATEFVLDPVRHVVAGPGGTRPLSPTEYRLLAALVSRRGQVVRRASLISSAWPPGSVVRENTLDSYVARLRRALRDVAGRPSIATARGVGYRLD
- a CDS encoding sensor histidine kinase, translated to MRRRLVLLTVAVIAVSVALLTLAFWLLLRGWLRHDADALLASRARSAAALVAVDAGWLVLEETPGDEAIEPEMWLFDLRLSSVVRPPVERSLDSAAAALASSGPATRVIGQVELRSLPVQDGPRRVGTVVVALSLAPYVHSERLAVGAAIVLDVMILAGAAVLVRRLVGSALHPVAEMTARARDWGAHDPDQRFGLGPPRDEITGLAATLDGLLTRLAASLRHETLVTSQIAHELKTPLARIRASAEASVRYDTGPEPLRAALKGVIGEVDQLTGVVETLLKAPSGTATMGSADLTEIAARLARTATTGHAHVRMSVHGATRPALCDPDLAERILAPIVDNALRHARSAVALRIDQTDPAATRASAVQVAITDDGPGFTPDEVDAVFEPGYRGAAATGDGAGLGLPLARRLAQLAGGDVLVVPAPGGRVVVMLPVLPDA
- a CDS encoding membrane protein; this encodes MSTPTSATTARAASRPILNKVPEITVYFWTIKILCTTVGESAADYLNSTLGFGLGNTTIVMSVLLVASLVAQFRVDRYVPGVYWTTVVLISVVGTLITDNLTDGLSVSLIVSTVSFSVLLALTFVGWYRVEHTLSIHSIVTRRRETFYWLAVLFTFALGTAAGDLLTDRLGLGLFTAVVIFAVAIAVVYVAHRWFGLGPVLSFWIAYVLTRPLGGSTGDYLSGATDEGGAGLGTLATSLLFLAAIVATVVYLTIAKKDRTELVHTGPSGAPGSDHGGAVPAAAGEWDADRSAVVER
- a CDS encoding membrane protein — encoded protein: MTQVAKIEQYDSLDRVTYVAKKLPEITATFWIMKIAATTLGETAGDLLAQTLRLGYFLTTGVLILVFVVTLAVQLRSRVYNPFFYWTVILSTSTAGTTISDFMNRDASEKYLAKGTSSLGWGPQGLGLGYPVGAAILISLLIAIFVAWRRTGLTFAIRDIDSRRGESFFWSAILVSNTLGTSMGDFLSDSSGLGYAGSALLILGLLSLLLALRYVPAASNVTLFWLAFVLTRPLGATVGDFLTKPASKGGLALGTLGSSAVLLTLLLGLVGFAHTQERRRANTVPTNTAPISAA